In Vibrio sp. FE10, the following are encoded in one genomic region:
- the ccmE gene encoding cytochrome c maturation protein CcmE, whose translation MNPRRKKRLGIVLAIFFGISATVGLMVYALNQNMDLFYTPTELVNGKDGKKPEVGQRLRIGGMVVVGSVSRDNESLRVSFDLKDVGPKVTILYDGILPDLFREGQGIVAQGVLKDATTIEAFEVLAKHDEEYMPSEVAEAMKKTHEPMQYSTEQKEGSAQ comes from the coding sequence ATGAACCCAAGACGTAAGAAGAGGCTGGGCATTGTCTTAGCGATCTTTTTTGGTATCAGTGCAACTGTTGGATTAATGGTTTATGCACTTAACCAGAACATGGATCTGTTCTACACACCAACTGAGCTTGTTAATGGCAAAGACGGTAAAAAACCTGAAGTTGGCCAACGCCTGCGTATTGGTGGCATGGTTGTAGTCGGTTCTGTAAGCCGTGACAACGAGTCACTACGTGTAAGCTTTGATTTGAAAGATGTCGGCCCTAAAGTAACAATTTTATACGATGGCATTCTTCCTGATCTTTTCCGTGAAGGACAAGGTATTGTTGCTCAAGGCGTTCTAAAAGATGCGACAACAATTGAAGCGTTCGAAGTATTAGCGAAACACGATGAAGAGTACATGCCTTCTGAAGTTGCTGAAGCAATGAAGAAAACCCATGAGCCAATGCAGTACTCGACAGAACAAAAAGAAGGAAGTGCTCAATGA
- a CDS encoding heme lyase CcmF/NrfE family subunit produces MIAEIGHFAMILSLGLGLLLSVLPLYGAARNNTLLMNSARPLSWGMFGFLAISFFILCYAFYTNDFTIQYVASNSNSQLPWYYRITAVWGAHEGSLLLWVLIQAGWTVAVATFSRGMPQESVARVLAIMGLITVGFLLFIIVTSNPFLRTLPFFPVDGRDLNPLLQDPGLIIHPPMLYMGYVGFSVAFSFAIASLMSGRLDTAWARWSRPWTIAAWLFLTVGIALGSWWAYYELGWGGWWFWDPVENASFMPWLAGTALMHSLAVTEKRGTFKAWTVLLAISAFSLSLLGTFLVRSGILVSVHAFASDPARGMFILGFLVFVIGGSLLLFAVKGASVRVRGNFDLVSRENALLGNNILLIAALVVVLVGTLLPLVHKQLGLGSVSIGAPFFDMLFFWLMIPFSFLLGIGPLIRWKRDNLSKLIKPMLVSGIFSLGLSALMVTLLADRFSGTAYTGWVMAFWIFFMHGFELHERATHRHTFMKGLTKLPRSHWAMICGHIGLAVTVIGIAMVQNYSIERDVRLAPGESYQLEEYDFLFTGVRDKDGPNYDGYIADFEITKEGKYINTLHAEKRFYTTAKSMMTEAAIDRGVTRDLYIAMGERLDDNKSWAVRIYYKPFVRWIWAGSLIMSIGGVIAISDRRYRFRKPTKKSAEEQEA; encoded by the coding sequence ATGATAGCCGAGATCGGCCACTTTGCCATGATCCTGTCCTTAGGGCTGGGATTGCTATTGAGTGTGCTCCCACTGTATGGGGCCGCTCGAAACAACACATTATTGATGAATAGTGCACGACCGTTGTCGTGGGGTATGTTCGGATTCCTAGCGATTTCGTTTTTCATCTTGTGTTACGCGTTCTACACCAATGATTTTACGATTCAATACGTTGCAAGTAACTCAAACAGCCAACTCCCTTGGTACTACCGTATAACTGCGGTTTGGGGTGCGCACGAAGGCTCTTTACTACTTTGGGTTCTAATCCAAGCGGGTTGGACGGTTGCCGTTGCGACGTTTAGCCGTGGTATGCCTCAAGAGTCGGTTGCTCGCGTACTTGCGATCATGGGTTTGATTACTGTCGGCTTCTTGCTGTTCATTATCGTAACGTCTAACCCATTCTTACGTACGCTACCTTTCTTCCCTGTCGATGGCCGTGACTTAAACCCGCTATTGCAAGATCCGGGTTTGATTATTCACCCGCCAATGCTTTACATGGGTTACGTGGGTTTCTCGGTAGCGTTCTCTTTTGCTATTGCTTCTCTAATGAGTGGTCGTTTAGATACGGCATGGGCTCGTTGGTCTCGTCCTTGGACAATCGCGGCTTGGTTATTTCTAACAGTAGGTATCGCACTAGGCTCATGGTGGGCTTACTACGAACTTGGCTGGGGTGGCTGGTGGTTCTGGGATCCAGTAGAAAACGCTTCATTCATGCCTTGGTTGGCTGGTACTGCGTTAATGCACTCGCTTGCGGTAACAGAAAAGCGCGGCACGTTTAAAGCTTGGACCGTTTTACTTGCGATCTCTGCGTTCTCATTAAGCTTACTAGGTACGTTCCTCGTTCGTTCGGGCATCTTGGTTTCTGTTCACGCGTTCGCGTCGGATCCTGCTCGTGGTATGTTTATTCTAGGCTTCCTAGTATTTGTTATCGGTGGTTCACTGCTGTTGTTCGCTGTTAAAGGCGCATCGGTTCGTGTCCGTGGTAATTTTGATTTAGTGTCTCGTGAAAATGCGCTACTCGGCAACAACATCTTATTGATTGCTGCGTTAGTGGTTGTGTTAGTGGGTACATTGCTACCACTCGTTCATAAGCAGTTAGGTCTGGGATCGGTTTCAATCGGTGCACCATTCTTTGACATGTTGTTCTTCTGGTTAATGATCCCGTTCTCTTTCCTATTGGGTATCGGTCCACTTATCCGTTGGAAGCGTGACAACCTGTCTAAGCTTATTAAACCAATGTTAGTTTCGGGTATTTTCTCGCTAGGTTTAAGCGCGCTAATGGTAACCCTGCTGGCTGACCGCTTCAGTGGTACGGCTTACACTGGTTGGGTAATGGCGTTCTGGATCTTCTTCATGCATGGCTTTGAGCTGCATGAGCGTGCAACTCACCGCCATACTTTCATGAAAGGCCTAACTAAACTGCCTCGTAGCCACTGGGCGATGATCTGTGGTCATATTGGTTTAGCTGTAACAGTGATCGGTATTGCAATGGTGCAAAACTACAGTATTGAACGTGATGTTCGTCTGGCACCTGGCGAAAGCTACCAGCTTGAAGAGTACGACTTCCTATTTACAGGTGTTCGTGACAAAGATGGCCCTAACTACGATGGTTACATCGCTGACTTTGAAATTACCAAAGAAGGCAAATACATCAACACGCTTCACGCTGAAAAACGTTTCTACACCACTGCTAAGTCTATGATGACTGAAGCGGCGATTGATCGTGGCGTTACACGTGACTTATACATCGCAATGGGTGAGCGTTTAGACGACAACAAATCTTGGGCAGTTCGCATCTACTACAAACCGTTTGTACGTTGGATCTGGGCAGGTTCTTTGATCATGTCGATTGGTGGCGTAATTGCAATCAGTGACCGTCGTTACCGTTTCCGTAAGCCAACGAAAAAGTCGGCTGAAGAGCAGGAGGCATAA
- a CDS encoding DsbE family thiol:disulfide interchange protein produces the protein MNKKILFIPLIAFMVLAGIFATQLMRNQSGDDPTKLESVLIGKPVPEFGLEDLEQPGKFHDQAIFKGEPLLLNVWATWCPTCYAEHSYLNKLADQGVKIIGLNYKDDRNKAVGWLNELGNPYLISLFDGNGMLGLDLGVYGAPETFLIDVNGVVRYRHVGDVNPTNWASTLQPMYQELLEEAK, from the coding sequence ATGAACAAGAAGATTTTATTCATTCCATTGATTGCATTCATGGTTCTAGCTGGAATCTTTGCAACTCAATTGATGCGCAACCAGTCGGGTGATGACCCGACTAAACTGGAATCGGTATTGATTGGTAAGCCCGTTCCTGAGTTTGGTTTAGAAGACTTAGAGCAACCTGGTAAGTTCCATGACCAAGCTATCTTTAAAGGCGAGCCACTGCTGCTTAACGTTTGGGCGACTTGGTGCCCGACTTGTTATGCAGAGCACTCTTACTTGAATAAGCTGGCTGATCAAGGCGTTAAGATTATTGGTCTTAACTACAAAGATGATCGCAACAAAGCGGTAGGTTGGTTGAACGAGTTAGGTAATCCTTACCTAATTAGCTTGTTCGATGGAAATGGCATGCTGGGTCTAGACCTTGGCGTATATGGCGCACCAGAGACGTTCCTAATCGACGTTAACGGTGTTGTTCGTTACCGCCACGTTGGTGATGTTAACCCAACAAACTGGGCATCGACACTTCAGCCGATGTACCAAGAGTTATTGGAGGAGGCGAAATGA
- a CDS encoding cytochrome c-type biogenesis protein → MIKQTLVALFATFAISASVTAAPIEFHEFDTVDQEQQFKDLSNTLRCPKCQNNTIGDSNAELAVDLRQKVYEMTKDGKSEQEIIDYMIARYGNFVTYNPPLTLATSILWVGPFAVVVLGFGLIVLRSRKSKSKAVESNKDWDADKEARLKALLDEENDGDKQ, encoded by the coding sequence ATGATTAAACAAACACTTGTAGCATTGTTCGCCACGTTCGCTATCTCTGCGTCGGTAACGGCTGCACCTATCGAATTTCATGAGTTTGATACGGTCGATCAAGAGCAACAATTTAAAGATTTGAGCAATACGCTTCGTTGCCCAAAATGTCAGAACAACACGATTGGTGATTCGAACGCGGAACTTGCGGTCGACTTGCGTCAAAAAGTGTACGAGATGACAAAAGATGGCAAGTCTGAGCAAGAAATTATTGATTACATGATTGCTCGTTACGGTAACTTTGTAACGTACAACCCGCCATTGACCTTAGCGACATCGATCCTTTGGGTTGGCCCGTTTGCGGTTGTTGTATTAGGTTTTGGTTTGATTGTTTTACGAAGCAGAAAGTCAAAATCGAAAGCAGTAGAGTCCAATAAAGACTGGGATGCAGACAAAGAAGCACGTTTAAAAGCGTTACTCGACGAAGAGAACGACGGAGATAAACAGTAA
- the ccmI gene encoding c-type cytochrome biogenesis protein CcmI, producing the protein MTLFWISTIVLSLAAVLLIVLPFLNKKENNDDVLRDELNKAFYKDRLVELEVEAEEGLVDNQQELIADLKQSLLDDVPTQEKIKKTQISTLGVVVPSVILVLVVTYGMYFKFGALDKVQHWQEVSANLPALSKKLMSSEGGALTDDELEDLTLALRTRLHYQPKDSTGWLLLGRIALANRDAETAKDSMERAYKLEPKNEDVQLGFAQALMLSPDEADQNQARLILSRLIQNDYVDLRVFSLLAFDSFERQDYPGAVKYWSIMQQMIGPQDSRYEMLSRSIESAQKKMGDTMGVDQGKSVAVTLELAGDVNVDPKSVLVVSVHRADGSPMPVAAARYPLGTFPRTVVLDDGNSMMEGQKLSSLETLMVRARLDTDGNVSTRDGDWYGESEVVELGSPVTIDINKQY; encoded by the coding sequence ATGACTCTATTTTGGATTTCTACAATTGTCCTTTCGCTAGCCGCAGTTTTATTGATTGTTCTGCCTTTCTTGAACAAGAAGGAAAACAACGATGACGTGCTTCGCGATGAGTTGAATAAAGCCTTCTATAAAGATCGCTTAGTTGAATTAGAAGTAGAAGCGGAAGAAGGCCTTGTTGATAACCAACAAGAACTGATCGCTGACTTAAAACAGTCGCTACTTGATGATGTTCCAACACAAGAAAAAATCAAGAAGACACAAATCTCTACGCTTGGCGTAGTTGTACCATCAGTGATTCTTGTTTTGGTTGTTACCTACGGTATGTACTTTAAATTTGGTGCATTAGATAAGGTACAGCATTGGCAAGAAGTGAGCGCAAATCTTCCTGCATTGTCTAAAAAGCTAATGTCATCAGAAGGTGGCGCGCTAACCGATGATGAATTGGAAGATCTAACTTTGGCTCTTCGTACTCGTCTGCACTATCAACCAAAAGACTCTACAGGTTGGTTACTGCTAGGTCGTATCGCATTAGCAAATCGTGATGCTGAAACAGCGAAAGATTCAATGGAAAGAGCTTACAAGCTTGAACCTAAGAATGAAGATGTTCAGTTAGGTTTCGCTCAAGCGTTGATGCTTTCTCCGGATGAAGCCGATCAAAACCAAGCTCGTCTGATTTTGAGCCGCTTGATTCAAAATGATTACGTTGACCTTCGTGTGTTCTCGTTACTAGCGTTCGATTCGTTTGAACGTCAGGATTACCCTGGTGCGGTTAAGTACTGGAGTATCATGCAACAGATGATTGGTCCACAAGACAGTCGTTACGAAATGTTGTCACGCAGCATCGAAAGCGCACAGAAGAAAATGGGCGATACCATGGGCGTTGATCAAGGTAAGAGTGTTGCAGTAACACTTGAACTGGCTGGCGATGTCAATGTTGATCCTAAGTCTGTACTGGTTGTTTCAGTGCACAGAGCGGATGGTTCGCCGATGCCTGTTGCAGCAGCCCGTTACCCATTGGGCACTTTCCCTCGCACTGTTGTCCTTGATGACGGCAATAGCATGATGGAAGGCCAGAAACTGTCTAGCCTTGAAACATTAATGGTTCGAGCTAGGCTTGATACAGATGGCAACGTTTCTACACGTGACGGTGATTGGTACGGTGAGAGTGAAGTGGTTGAATTGGGGTCACCCGTTACCATTGATATCAATAAACAATATTAA
- a CDS encoding MlaA family lipoprotein, whose protein sequence is MSVSVLRLSSLLFIASLTVGCSSAPDESTNDDNLETSEYVEESHPNDPFEGFNRAMWDINYEYLDPYLVRPVSLAYVGYTPVPVRSGISNFLANLDEPASMVNNLFMGNGEKALDHFNRFWINSTFGLLGLIDIASEAGITKYDDKSFSDAIGHYGVGNGPYFMVPGYGPITTREVTEQVDSLYVPLSLISFWASLGKWAFEGMETRAQLVSQEALLDDSPDPYALTRDVYIQRRDFKAEIEPEEVDLDEEDFIDGYLEDY, encoded by the coding sequence ATGTCTGTCAGTGTTTTAAGACTCTCGAGTTTACTTTTTATCGCAAGCTTAACGGTGGGCTGTTCTAGCGCACCAGACGAAAGCACTAACGATGATAACCTCGAAACTTCTGAATACGTCGAAGAGTCCCACCCGAATGATCCTTTCGAAGGATTCAACCGAGCGATGTGGGATATCAATTACGAATATCTAGACCCTTATTTAGTTCGCCCTGTCTCTCTCGCTTATGTTGGTTACACTCCTGTACCCGTTCGATCGGGTATCTCCAATTTTTTGGCCAACTTAGACGAACCCGCAAGCATGGTGAACAACTTATTCATGGGTAATGGCGAGAAAGCACTCGATCATTTCAACCGTTTTTGGATTAACTCAACATTTGGTTTGTTGGGTTTGATTGATATTGCGAGTGAAGCGGGTATCACCAAGTATGACGATAAGTCGTTTTCTGATGCGATTGGTCACTACGGGGTAGGGAATGGTCCTTACTTTATGGTTCCGGGTTATGGTCCTATTACGACTCGTGAAGTGACCGAGCAAGTGGATAGCTTGTATGTACCTTTGTCATTGATTAGCTTTTGGGCGAGTTTAGGTAAGTGGGCATTCGAAGGTATGGAGACTCGTGCACAGTTAGTGTCGCAAGAAGCCTTGCTAGACGACTCGCCAGATCCGTATGCTTTAACGCGAGATGTTTATATTCAACGTCGTGACTTTAAAGCCGAGATTGAACCCGAAGAGGTCGATCTTGATGAAGAAGATTTCATCGATGGATACCTAGAAGATTACTAG
- a CDS encoding outer membrane protein transport protein: MKMNKTLLSAAVAVGLLSTSTVTQAAGFQLAEYSATGLGRAYAGEAAMADGADAQWRNPAMLTYLEGTQVSVGGIYVNPNIDVKGEVNHAHPAIGTSQASSNDFADDAIIPNLYISHRYNEKFAIGFAFGTNYGMETNLSDDFNASHFGNEASVITKEANLNFAYQVVEQVSLGGGIRYVMGEGSFGATTPAKNAIGVSEGTTLKYMEGDDTAWGWQVGTAWQINEDHRIGFAYKSEVELKLEGHAEGIGFGMAPGQRDNGHMMLALPATAELASFHQLTEALAVHASFNWTDWSSFEKLQAELNTYGSQTVKVENWEDNYRLALGATYQVDPKLALRTGVAYDTSAVSDKNRTITIPETDRTWLSVGAGYQWSEQLSLDAGFTYIIAKDAPITESRGYASDDAAEVVGGQFVGTTTGNVWLVGIQANYRF, encoded by the coding sequence ATGAAAATGAATAAGACTCTTCTATCTGCTGCAGTGGCAGTTGGACTACTTTCGACTTCTACCGTGACTCAAGCGGCAGGTTTTCAATTAGCAGAATACTCAGCAACTGGTCTTGGCCGTGCGTACGCTGGTGAAGCTGCAATGGCAGACGGCGCGGATGCTCAATGGCGTAACCCTGCAATGCTGACTTACCTAGAAGGCACACAAGTTTCTGTTGGTGGTATCTACGTTAACCCTAACATTGATGTTAAAGGTGAAGTAAACCACGCTCACCCTGCTATAGGTACAAGCCAAGCATCTTCAAACGATTTCGCAGATGACGCTATTATCCCGAACCTTTACATTTCTCACCGTTACAACGAAAAATTTGCTATCGGTTTTGCATTTGGCACGAACTACGGTATGGAAACCAACCTAAGCGATGATTTCAATGCTTCCCACTTCGGTAATGAAGCAAGCGTAATCACTAAAGAAGCTAACCTGAACTTTGCTTATCAAGTTGTTGAGCAAGTAAGTCTTGGTGGTGGTATTCGCTATGTTATGGGTGAAGGTAGCTTTGGTGCAACAACACCAGCAAAAAATGCAATCGGAGTTTCAGAAGGCACTACACTGAAATACATGGAAGGTGATGACACAGCTTGGGGTTGGCAAGTAGGTACGGCATGGCAGATCAACGAAGACCACCGCATCGGTTTTGCCTACAAGTCTGAAGTTGAACTGAAACTAGAAGGTCACGCAGAGGGCATCGGTTTTGGCATGGCACCAGGTCAACGTGACAACGGGCATATGATGTTGGCACTTCCTGCAACAGCAGAGCTTGCAAGCTTCCATCAACTAACAGAAGCATTGGCTGTTCATGCAAGCTTCAACTGGACTGACTGGAGTTCTTTCGAAAAACTACAAGCAGAATTAAACACATACGGCAGCCAAACAGTTAAAGTGGAAAATTGGGAAGATAACTACCGCCTTGCTTTAGGTGCAACTTACCAAGTTGACCCAAAACTAGCACTACGTACTGGTGTGGCTTATGATACTTCGGCAGTTAGCGACAAGAATCGTACTATTACAATCCCAGAAACAGATCGTACTTGGCTAAGTGTTGGTGCTGGTTACCAATGGTCAGAGCAACTGTCATTAGATGCCGGCTTTACATACATCATTGCTAAAGATGCTCCAATCACAGAATCACGTGGCTATGCATCTGACGACGCTGCAGAAGTCGTTGGTGGTCAATTTGTTGGTACAACAACTGGTAACGTTTGGCTAGTAGGTATCCAAGCTAACTACCGTTTCTAA
- a CDS encoding outer membrane protein transport protein: MTTNNTRLFKKSLLAVTITLASSQAMAAGFQLNAQSATGIGRAFAGDAVIADNASVMARNPAAMALFDKTELSLGFESITSMIEVKDATYKGFMGSTSSNADYDDAGDTSIAPNIHLIVPINEKFAVGFNAYSNFGTKTEFSDSYVGGEYGGLTDVKSVNFGLAGSYRLNDQWSFGAGLDLIYGKGELKRTMSSEVGTPPSPLLPQAGQTVLDAEADGWAVGFNLGTVFELNESNRFGLAYHYSPKLEAEGDISYQGTEYKDDTLYMPLPDIVEFSGFHKIEDTKFAVHYSVQWIGWSSFDKLEAEKAGVLNNYEWQNGMHYSLGGTYYMNRDWTLRAGYMYDTSAQDEVTSVSVPDSDRQWFSAGFTYHINEASNVDFGFTYLMGDDVKVNESTSVVSSISATTRADAILMGLQYSRSF; the protein is encoded by the coding sequence ATGACTACCAACAACACGCGTCTGTTTAAAAAGTCTCTTTTAGCAGTAACAATCACACTGGCGTCTTCGCAAGCGATGGCAGCAGGTTTCCAACTTAACGCACAATCAGCAACCGGCATCGGCCGTGCTTTCGCTGGTGATGCAGTAATCGCAGATAACGCGTCAGTAATGGCACGTAACCCTGCAGCAATGGCACTATTTGATAAAACTGAGCTATCTCTTGGTTTTGAAAGCATCACTTCAATGATTGAAGTTAAAGATGCTACCTATAAAGGCTTCATGGGAAGCACCTCCAGCAATGCTGATTATGACGATGCTGGTGATACTTCTATAGCTCCAAATATTCACCTTATTGTTCCTATCAACGAAAAGTTTGCTGTAGGCTTCAATGCTTATTCGAACTTTGGTACAAAAACTGAGTTCAGCGATAGCTATGTGGGTGGTGAATACGGCGGTCTTACAGATGTAAAAAGTGTTAACTTTGGCCTAGCTGGTTCGTACCGTTTAAACGATCAATGGAGCTTCGGCGCTGGCCTTGATCTTATTTACGGTAAAGGCGAGCTGAAACGAACAATGAGTTCAGAAGTTGGTACTCCACCTAGCCCATTGCTACCTCAAGCAGGACAAACCGTTCTTGACGCTGAAGCAGATGGCTGGGCTGTTGGCTTTAACCTTGGTACTGTTTTCGAATTGAATGAAAGCAACCGTTTTGGTTTGGCTTATCACTACTCTCCGAAGCTTGAAGCTGAAGGAGATATCAGTTACCAAGGCACTGAATATAAAGATGATACTCTTTATATGCCTCTACCTGATATTGTTGAGTTCTCTGGCTTTCACAAAATCGAAGATACTAAATTCGCGGTTCACTATTCAGTACAATGGATTGGTTGGAGCTCATTTGACAAGCTAGAAGCAGAAAAAGCGGGTGTTCTAAATAATTACGAATGGCAAAATGGTATGCACTACTCTCTAGGTGGTACATATTACATGAATCGTGATTGGACACTTCGTGCCGGCTACATGTATGACACTAGCGCACAAGATGAAGTAACTTCAGTTTCAGTGCCAGATTCAGACCGCCAATGGTTCTCAGCTGGTTTCACATACCACATCAACGAAGCATCAAACGTAGACTTTGGTTTCACATACCTAATGGGCGACGATGTTAAAGTCAACGAATCAACTTCTGTTGTTTCGTCAATTTCAGCAACAACTCGTGCTGATGCAATCCTAATGGGTCTGCAGTACAGCCGTAGCTTCTAA
- a CDS encoding DUF3379 domain-containing protein, whose amino-acid sequence MDDLEFRRRVLSEPKQRTQDIIDAATNSEANSNFLDDVLSLDKQIHSAMNVDVPDDLADRILFNQTSSEESKVVRPTFARRAMAMAASVAFVAGLLVGQVNWGNALVSPAQASLVDTAMKHVVDEKSFVSAIDEQVTSQQINAKMNPFAFQFDEAFPYHVYYLNHCGFGKSNAVHMVFQGQKGKVTLFLTGIPTEKPVDFDEEGMSGSVTPIDNSSLILVGENGEDVSKIAEKLTKMIKPMS is encoded by the coding sequence ATGGATGATTTGGAATTTCGTCGTCGTGTATTGTCGGAACCTAAGCAACGTACACAAGATATTATTGATGCAGCTACAAATAGCGAAGCCAATAGTAACTTTTTAGACGATGTACTATCGCTTGATAAGCAGATCCACTCAGCAATGAACGTGGATGTGCCAGACGATCTCGCAGATCGTATTCTGTTCAATCAGACCTCAAGCGAAGAAAGCAAAGTAGTAAGGCCTACTTTTGCTCGACGAGCGATGGCGATGGCAGCCTCAGTTGCATTCGTTGCCGGTTTACTTGTTGGCCAAGTTAACTGGGGAAATGCGTTAGTCTCTCCAGCTCAAGCAAGCTTGGTTGATACAGCAATGAAACATGTTGTTGATGAAAAGAGCTTCGTTAGCGCAATCGACGAACAAGTCACATCACAACAAATCAATGCCAAGATGAACCCATTTGCTTTTCAGTTTGATGAAGCGTTTCCTTATCACGTTTACTACCTGAACCATTGTGGTTTTGGTAAGTCCAACGCTGTACATATGGTCTTCCAAGGTCAAAAAGGCAAAGTCACACTGTTTTTGACTGGGATTCCGACAGAAAAGCCCGTCGATTTTGACGAAGAAGGTATGTCTGGTTCAGTAACACCGATTGATAACAGCAGCCTTATCCTTGTGGGTGAAAATGGCGAGGACGTTTCTAAAATCGCCGAAAAGCTAACAAAAATGATCAAACCGATGAGCTAA
- a CDS encoding sigma-70 family RNA polymerase sigma factor, with the protein MFGKKTAKRPVNSDMDKQRKYEALVRAYHRDLFRYAYWLCKDKSIAEDLVQETCLRAWKSLDSLQDEKAAKSWLITILRRENARRFERKQFDLVDIDDHGNDASVSDDPHHQHLWLQAQIMKLEIDYREPLFLQVIGGFSGDEIADILDLNKNTVMTRLFRARNQLKEMLDTEEAERGQHNG; encoded by the coding sequence ATGTTTGGAAAGAAAACAGCCAAGCGTCCGGTCAACTCTGATATGGACAAACAAAGAAAATACGAAGCACTCGTGCGTGCCTATCATCGTGACCTCTTTCGCTACGCCTATTGGTTATGTAAAGACAAAAGCATTGCCGAAGATTTAGTACAAGAGACTTGCCTTCGTGCATGGAAGTCACTCGATAGCCTACAAGATGAAAAAGCCGCGAAGTCTTGGCTGATTACTATCTTGCGCCGCGAAAACGCTCGACGTTTTGAACGCAAACAGTTTGATCTGGTTGATATCGACGATCATGGTAATGATGCTAGTGTCAGTGATGACCCACACCATCAACATCTGTGGTTGCAAGCTCAGATCATGAAACTTGAAATTGATTACCGTGAACCGCTCTTCTTACAAGTCATTGGTGGGTTTAGTGGTGATGAGATCGCGGACATTCTCGATCTCAACAAAAACACGGTAATGACACGTTTATTCAGAGCTCGAAATCAGTTGAAAGAGATGCTGGATACAGAAGAGGCAGAGAGGGGGCAACATAATGGATGA